A genomic region of Thermocrinis sp. contains the following coding sequences:
- the hemB gene encoding porphobilinogen synthase: MEFPKLRPRRLRANENIRRLVRETKLSLDDLIYPIFVRYGEKIVEEVPSMPGVFRYSVDKVVDAVKEVRDLGIPAIILFGIPEHKDEVGSDTWSEHGIIQRALREIKKHVPDIYLITDVCFCEYTTHGHCGVIRGNTVDNDLTLENLKKQAISHVESGADMLAPSGMMDGMVQAIRSALDESGYYHIPIMAYSAKFASAFYGPFREAAESAPAFGDRRSYQMDPANAREAIKEVLLDVKEGADIIMVKPALAYLDIIAKVKEAILLPVCAYNVSGEYAMIKAAGRLGWIDEQKVMLETLLSIKRAGADMVITYFAKDVARLINKGLL; this comes from the coding sequence ATGGAGTTTCCAAAGCTAAGACCAAGAAGGCTTAGGGCTAACGAAAACATAAGAAGGCTTGTTAGGGAAACTAAGCTTTCCCTTGACGACCTTATATACCCAATCTTTGTAAGATATGGGGAAAAGATAGTGGAAGAAGTCCCATCCATGCCTGGAGTTTTCAGATACAGTGTGGATAAGGTGGTTGATGCGGTTAAAGAAGTTAGAGACCTTGGCATTCCCGCCATCATACTCTTTGGCATTCCCGAGCACAAAGACGAAGTAGGCTCAGACACTTGGAGCGAGCATGGGATCATCCAAAGGGCTCTTAGAGAAATAAAAAAGCACGTTCCAGATATTTATCTGATAACCGATGTGTGCTTTTGTGAATACACTACGCACGGACACTGCGGGGTGATAAGAGGAAACACCGTAGATAACGACTTAACCTTGGAAAATCTAAAAAAGCAGGCCATTTCCCACGTAGAAAGTGGAGCGGACATGCTGGCACCTTCTGGTATGATGGACGGGATGGTTCAAGCTATTAGGTCCGCCTTAGACGAATCTGGATACTATCACATACCTATAATGGCATACTCCGCTAAGTTTGCTTCGGCCTTTTATGGACCCTTTAGGGAAGCTGCGGAGTCTGCTCCAGCCTTTGGAGACAGAAGGAGCTATCAGATGGACCCAGCCAACGCAAGGGAAGCTATAAAGGAAGTTCTATTGGATGTAAAGGAAGGTGCAGACATCATCATGGTAAAGCCAGCTTTGGCATACTTAGACATAATCGCAAAGGTAAAGGAAGCTATCCTGCTTCCAGTGTGTGCATACAACGTAAGCGGTGAGTATGCCATGATAAAGGCCGCAGGAAGGCTTGGCTGGATAGACGAGCAAAAGGTTATGTTGGAAACCCTCCTTTCTATAAAGAGGGCTGGTGCGGACATGGTAATAACTTACTTTGCAAAGGATGTGGCAAGATTGATAAACAAAGGTTTACTTTAA